Part of the bacterium genome, TACAAGGCGGCCCAGGAACTGCTGTTCAACGTGGTCAAACACGCCCGGGCCAATGAGGCGAAGATTCGCGTCCGGCGCTTGGGCCGCTTCATCTGCCTGTCGATCTCCGACCGGGGGCGCGGGTTCGATCCCGAGAAACTCAAGGCGACCGCGGGACTCGGGCTGTTCAGCATTCGCGAACGCGTCGACCTGCTGGGCGGCCGGATGAAGATCAGGAGCGTCGAGGGGCTCGGAAGCACATTCCGTATCGTCGTGCCGGATAGCGGGATTGCCGGCACGGCCCTGTCGAAGAGAGAGGAACCGGCGGACCGTGCCGCAGAGGCAACGGTGGCGGACGGCGGCATGCAGCGGCGCCTGCGCGTGCTGATCGCGGACGACCACCAGATTGTGCGGGAAGGCCTGGTTTCGCTGCTCTGCGATGAAGGCGGCGTTCACGTGGTCGGCGAGGCGGCCAACGGGCGTGAGGCGGTGGACCTGGCGGACAAGCTTCAGCCGGACGTGATCATCATGGACGTGGCCATGCCCCTGATTGACGGCGCCGAGGCGACCCGGCAGGTCAAGCGGCATATGCCGCGGACGCGGGTGATCGCACTATCCATGTACGAGGAGCATGAGAACGTGGAGAAGATGCTCGCCGCCGGGGCCGAGGCATACATCCTCAAGACGGCACCCGCCAATGAACTCCTGGCCGCCGTCCGCGGCAATACGCCGAGCGCGCGGGAGCAAGACTCATAGACGAGCTCTCACCGCGTGGGGCGGGTTTGCCCCCCTTAGGCTGACCTTGATCCAGGCTCTCCGAGACGGAATCCACAAGCCGTTCCACAGCCCCGTCAACAGGTAATCAACGGATTGACCACAGGGAGGTGATCACGGCGTATTCGTCTACTTCTTGACACCGGCAGGGCAACTCGGCTAGATGGTGTTGCTGACGCGCCTCGTCGAGCAGCGGGTTGGGGGTTGGGCGCGTTGTCCTCCGGTGGGGAAGGGGTGAGATGAAAGCTGAGGTCAGCTGTCTCAACACCCGGGCAATACTGGACTACCTCCATCGCCGGTCGATCGATCCACGACCGTTCGTGTGCGACCTCGACCCCGAACTTGATGTCCATGGCGATCCGATTGCCTACCTGAGCGATCGCAACAATTGGGTCTCTGCGAGCGTCGTCAGCCGCCTTTTCTCGCGACTGCGAGAGCGGCTCGACGATGAGCAGCTGGCGTTCAAGATCGGCCACGACTCGGTTGTGCACCGGCGCTTCGGGTACGTGCAGAACATCGTCCTGCGGGTCTTCCTCTCGCCGGAGCAGGGCTTCCGCAAGGCACAGGAGGTCAACGACCGTTTCAATCGGACCAAGCAGGTCGAGCTCGCGGAGCTGGCCGAGGGCAAGGCGCTCGTCCGGCTGACCTGGCACCCGGGTATGGGACACTCGAAGGACCTCTGCCTTTTCAACCAGGGGATCTACTCCGCGCTCGCCCAGACGTGGGGCATCAAGCCCGCGACGGTCACGGAGACCAAGTGCGCCTTCGAGGGCGGCGGTTGCTGCGAGTACCGGATCCGCTGGCAGCCGGTCTCGCAGCCCCTGGGGTTCTTCCGGCGCTTCTTCATCCCGCGCGCTCTCTTCCAGGAGACGGTTCGCGAACTGGAGGAGGACAAGGAGCTGCTCTCGCAGAAGTACCGGGAGGTCCGGGAGCTCAGCGGGCGGCTGCGGCGCAAGATCAGCGAGCTGGAGACGATCCACGAGTCCGGGAAAGCCATTGTCTCGCTGCTCGACCGCCGCGAGCTGCTCAACGTCATCATGCGGTTGACGACCACGAGCCTCGGCTACGATCGCAGCATCATCCTCCTCCACGACGAGTCGGAGCAGGCGCTGGTGACCGCGGCCTCCTCGGGGGGCGAGCTGGAGCTGATGCGTCAGTTCGGCGGCTACCGGGTGCCGCTCAGCCGCACGAGCAACATCCTCGTGCGGACGTTCGACACGGGCAAGCCGGTCCTCGTGGCCGATGCCTCGCGCCACGGGCTGAACAGGAAGAATGTCCTGCTCCAGACCTTCGCCCCGACCTCGTTCGTGATCGTCCCGCTCATCAGCCGCGGGAAGGTCATCGGCGTCATGGCCGCCGACCGCGTGGACGACGCGGCGCCCCTGACGCAGGAGGACCTCGACTCGCTCACCGGCTTCGGCAACCACGTCGCCGTCGCGCTCGAGAACTCCCGGCTCTACGAGAGCCTCGAGCAGGCCTCGCTCGACGCGATCCAGGCGCTCGCCAAGGCGGTCGAAGCCAAGGACCCCTACACCCACGGCCACTCCGAGCGGGTCGCCGCCTACTCGGAACGCCTGGCGGCCGCGCTCGGCCTCGAAGAGCGGCAGCTGCTCAGCATCCGGCTGGCCTGCCTGATCCACGACATCGGCAAGATCGGCGTCACCGAGAAGATCCTCCACAAGCCCGGAGCGCTGGACGCCGCGGAGCAGGGGGTCATCAAGCAGCACCCGGTGATCGGCGAGACGATCCTGCGTCCCCTCAAGGGCCTGGGGGACATCGCCCGGATCATCCGCAGCCACCACGAGCGCTTCGACGGCCTCGGGTACCCCGATGGTCTGCGCGGCGAGGAGATACCGCTCGAGGCGCGCATCATGGCCATCGCCGACACCTTCGACGCGATGACCACGACCCGGCCGTACCGCGAGCCGCTCGCGCGGGACGCCGTCCGCGACGAGCTGGAGCGGAACGGCGGCCGGCAATTCGACCCCGTCCTGGTGGAGTTGTTCCTGACGCACGTGGCGTCCACGTACGGCTGGGCTCCCGCCTCCCTGGAGCCATGCCAGCCGGGACGCTGAGCCGCTTCCTGCAGACCCCCCTCAACGCGGCCGTCTTCTCCTGGTACCCGCCGCAGGTCACGCGCTGCTACACGCGCCTGCTCGGCCGCCGGTACTTCCGGGTCCGCCCCGACGAGGCGGAGCGTCACCTGCGCCAGCTGCGGGAGGTGTTCAGCCACGGGCACCGGGCCGGGGCCTGCACGCCGGCGCTGGAGCAGCAGGTCCTCCAGGGCGTCTTCGACCACTACTTCGAGAAGCTGCTCCTGGCCTACTGGGGCTTTGCGCGGATGCGCCGCTACCTGCTGCGGCGCGTGCGGCTCGTGCACGCCGATCTTCTCGACGACGCACTGCACGGGGGACGGGGCGTCCTCGTGGCGACCGCGCACTTCGGCGCGGTGGAGTTCCTGCCGGCGTCGCTGGCGCTCAGGGGGTACCCCGTCACCGCCGTCGCGCGCTTTCGGACCGCGAAGCTCAAGGAGACCCTGGTGCGGCGCGCCTCCCAGGTGGGGGTCGAGCTGCTCGACCTGGACGACGGCGCCATCGTGCCGAAGATGCTGACCACCCTCAAGGCCGGCCGCATCTTCGTCACCGAACTGGACGAGTTGAGCAACTGGCGGCCGAGCGCCGCCAAGATCATGAACTTCTTCGGGCGCCGCGCGGCGCTCGATCGCGCCCTCGAGGTGCTGCAGCGGCGCAGCGGCTCGCCGCTGCTCCTGGGGCTCATGGAACGACTGCCGGGCCGGCGCTACCAGCTCGTCCTCGAGTCGCCCGTCGAGCACCACGCCGCCCCGACCGGCCTCGGCGACGATGCGCTGCTGCTCAAGCGGCTCGAGCACCACGTCTACGAGGCGCCGGACCACTGGTACAACTGGAAGGAGCTGCAGCGCAT contains:
- a CDS encoding lysophospholipid acyltransferase family protein — translated: MPAGTLSRFLQTPLNAAVFSWYPPQVTRCYTRLLGRRYFRVRPDEAERHLRQLREVFSHGHRAGACTPALEQQVLQGVFDHYFEKLLLAYWGFARMRRYLLRRVRLVHADLLDDALHGGRGVLVATAHFGAVEFLPASLALRGYPVTAVARFRTAKLKETLVRRASQVGVELLDLDDGAIVPKMLTTLKAGRIFVTELDELSNWRPSAAKIMNFFGRRAALDRALEVLQRRSGSPLLLGLMERLPGRRYQLVLESPVEHHAAPTGLGDDALLLKRLEHHVYEAPDHWYNWKELQRIEQPAAA
- a CDS encoding HD domain-containing phosphohydrolase; amino-acid sequence: MKAEVSCLNTRAILDYLHRRSIDPRPFVCDLDPELDVHGDPIAYLSDRNNWVSASVVSRLFSRLRERLDDEQLAFKIGHDSVVHRRFGYVQNIVLRVFLSPEQGFRKAQEVNDRFNRTKQVELAELAEGKALVRLTWHPGMGHSKDLCLFNQGIYSALAQTWGIKPATVTETKCAFEGGGCCEYRIRWQPVSQPLGFFRRFFIPRALFQETVRELEEDKELLSQKYREVRELSGRLRRKISELETIHESGKAIVSLLDRRELLNVIMRLTTTSLGYDRSIILLHDESEQALVTAASSGGELELMRQFGGYRVPLSRTSNILVRTFDTGKPVLVADASRHGLNRKNVLLQTFAPTSFVIVPLISRGKVIGVMAADRVDDAAPLTQEDLDSLTGFGNHVAVALENSRLYESLEQASLDAIQALAKAVEAKDPYTHGHSERVAAYSERLAAALGLEERQLLSIRLACLIHDIGKIGVTEKILHKPGALDAAEQGVIKQHPVIGETILRPLKGLGDIARIIRSHHERFDGLGYPDGLRGEEIPLEARIMAIADTFDAMTTTRPYREPLARDAVRDELERNGGRQFDPVLVELFLTHVASTYGWAPASLEPCQPGR